A window from Brachyhypopomus gauderio isolate BG-103 chromosome 6, BGAUD_0.2, whole genome shotgun sequence encodes these proteins:
- the s100a10a gene encoding protein S100-A10a, producing MPSDLEKAMESLIMVFHRYACREGNSSTLSRRELHELMENELSNFLKSQRDPRIVDKIMKDLDTNRDGEVSFEEFVSLVVGLSIACEQCYQTHLKKTGARK from the exons ATGCCCTCAGACCTGGAAAAGGCCATGGAGTCTCTCATTATGGTGTTTCACCGCTACGCATGCCGAGAGGGGAACAGCAGCACTCTAAGTCGTCGAGAGCTCCATGAGCTGATGGAAAATGAACTCTCCAACTTCCTGAAG TCTCAGAGAGATCCTCGTATAGTGGACAAGATCATGAAGGACCTGGACACAAACCGAGATGGAGAAGTAAGCTTCGAGGAGTTTGTGTCTTTGGTAGTAGGTCTGTCCATCGCCTGTGAACAGTGTTATCAGACACACCTGAAGAAGACTGGAGCCCGAAAATAA